The following proteins are encoded in a genomic region of Thiomicrospira sp. R3:
- a CDS encoding sulfite exporter TauE/SafE family protein, with the protein MLESMLLTAFVVGLLGGVHCLGMCGGVVGTLTFSLSPQHQLSHWRMLPYQLAYNLGRISSYVLVGALIGLLAASLSSLVPFLPFQQVLQVFAGLFMIALGLYLAGWWTGVVVVEKLGGGLWKKLQPYTQKLTPVRTLPQAWLYGMVWGWLPCGLVYSVLIMAFSAASMSQGALVMLAFGLGTLPNLLLMGVFAFYFTRWARNPWVKRFAGVTVMLMGVWQIVQAVLININ; encoded by the coding sequence ATGTTAGAATCGATGCTCTTGACTGCCTTTGTGGTTGGTTTATTGGGTGGCGTGCATTGCTTGGGAATGTGTGGCGGGGTGGTGGGTACCTTGACATTTAGCTTATCGCCTCAGCATCAATTGAGTCACTGGCGTATGTTGCCCTATCAGTTGGCTTATAATTTGGGTCGTATTAGCAGCTATGTCCTTGTTGGCGCACTGATTGGTTTATTGGCCGCCTCGCTAAGTAGTTTGGTGCCATTCTTGCCTTTTCAGCAGGTGCTCCAAGTGTTTGCAGGTTTGTTTATGATAGCGCTGGGTTTATATTTGGCAGGCTGGTGGACGGGCGTGGTGGTGGTTGAAAAACTAGGCGGAGGGCTATGGAAAAAGTTGCAGCCTTACACTCAAAAGTTAACGCCTGTTAGAACATTACCCCAGGCCTGGTTGTATGGCATGGTGTGGGGCTGGTTACCCTGTGGTTTGGTGTATAGTGTGTTGATTATGGCCTTTAGCGCCGCCTCAATGAGCCAAGGTGCGCTGGTTATGTTGGCATTTGGTTTGGGTACCTTGCCTAATTTGTTGCTCATGGGCGTGTTTGCATTTTATTTCACTCGTTGGGCAAGAAATCCATGGGTAAAGCGCTTTGCGGGTGTTACGGTGATGTTGATGGGCGTTTGGCAAATAGTCCAAGCGGTATTGATAAATATTAATTAG